In Euphorbia lathyris chromosome 10, ddEupLath1.1, whole genome shotgun sequence, the DNA window atcttctttaaaaaaatgatgcttagttttatttatttattattttaaatttattatcaattttgataatggaaaatattaatatcgaaatctaaaatgaagaaaaaaagggTATTAAATTGGTGGCACCATGAAAACAATGGATCCATACTAAGAAAGTACAGAAAAGTACCAGCAATCAATTACATATCTTTAATCATTGCCCAATATTTTCCTTAAAAAGGAAAAGAGAAGGAAAAAAGGGGAATGAATACAACTTCTGAGTTGGCCATCCGAGTTGGATGAGTGATAACGATTCGAACAGGTGGGTCAGTGAGACGGCTCAACTCGTTCAACTTTATTAGGTTtcctattttgtttttgttaatattaattttaaggTTTTTAAAGGGCACTGTTTGACTAAAACCAGTGGAGAaggtgtagaagaaagagaggagaaATAGATCTGAAAGCTTTCAAATTCAATTAGAGGGTCTGCTCTGTCTTATCATGATCTAATTGACCCTCTCTTTCTATCACCTTTCCTTAAACCCTAAATCCCCAATATGCCTAAACCTCATTTTCACAAGCTTATTCTCTCTAATTCCATTAAAGACAGGAAGCTGGTACTCAATTTCTTCTCTCCCTCTTTGTTTCTATGTTatgatttcatctatttttcTTCTGCATCTGTGTTTATTTTATGCCTGATCTTTTAGAATAACGCTTATCAACTTCTTCCTGATGATTAACATGAAATGctttgaaattgagtgaaatggCGACTCaattttgtagttttttttcttttctatcttGTGTTGTAGTATGCTTGTTTAGCGATTATGATAGAATCCccaatttttcttttcattgATCCAAGGTTATAAATGCTGAATCTTATTAGGTTTTTCCCACTTATTTTTCTTGTTAATTTGGTTTCTTCTTGGACTATGCTTATGTATTTACTTTAGCTGAGTTCTTtcggtttttattttagggaaaagtacaaaaataattgCAAATAgacctgtggtttaaaagtttgcaacaGGAGATGTGTCTTATGTTTTATCTATAAAACAAAGTATTTTAGATTATACtattaagttctgattacaaaCAAtgacattaaaaaaatattcttatAATATCAACAAAATACAGGTCTCCCATAACATTTTAGATTTTAGATGATGCACATTTTAGAGTTTTTACTAATTTAACCGTTTATGAGCTAAATTCAtatttaagtttattttataCGGCTTCAATTCGATTTTTAAGTCTGTGTTTTGTCAATACAACAAACAATAACAACAAAGCATTAGTCttgaaatgattcggggtcggctgaCATGAATCGTCATACAAAactgtgaaatcaagtcgcGTCAGTGACATAATagtataatttcaaatactttgttttgtaaaaaaacataccacatatttctatttgcaaacttttaaactacatacctctgtttgcaaaTAAGTTAAACCCAAGCATTTGTTTTGTATTTAAGTTCATTTCACACAGCTTCAATTCTATTTTGAAGTCTGTGTTTTGTCAATAAGTAAATGTaattaaagagaaaaaaaatgctCTTGATGACAATCAGAACTTAATagtataatttcaaatactttgttttgtgaAAAAACCtaccacatacctctatttgcaaacttttaaactacataCATCTGTTTGCAAATAAGGTAAACCACAAGCATTTGTTTTGTACTTTGCCCTTTATTTTATTCTGTGACTAATGAGGCAATTTCTAATCTTTGGCAGAAATTCTTTTGGTTGTCTAGCTTCCATGGTTAtgatttctctttttctctttggtTGCATTTTTATTTCTTCAGAAAAGTGTGATTTAGAGCAACAGATTTATATCTGATTGTCAGCAAGAAATTATTTGGTTATCATAGATTTTCTTAATTTCTTAATACTCGGTTAAATTCGTCATGTACTGTAATCTTATACGTTGAAGTATagggttttttttgaaattcaacgttttagattcagtttttatGGTGATCGTTCAgtaaaaaatgatcaattagtAATCAGTAACCATTATGTTTTCATGTTTACTTGAACTTTGGCATTGTTGGGATTTAATGATTGAAGTTTGAATCTTATTGCTTAGTTATGCactttttattttgtcatttgcTAAACTATAATATCACTTGTCTGTGCTCATAAATTTGTTAACAATCCGGTTTTATTATTTAGCTGTGTAGCGATAAATATATAAACATTTACAGTTCTACTTTCTAAATCGGCAAAATCAGAACATGGagcataatattttttatttattatgcctttatttatttttacttgcAGAGGATCCctgataattttgtcaaaaaatttGGACATGACTTATCGGCTTTTGGGAGACTCAGTGTTCCTGGAGGTCCTGTCTGGCCTGTAGGATTAATAAAAGCTGATGACAAATTTTGGTTTCATGAAGGATGGCCGGAATTTATGGAACGTTACTGTATACGTACTGGGTACTTTCTTGTCTTCAGATACGAAGGGCATGCAGTTTTCACTGTTCATATATTCAATTTGCCTACTTCTGAGATAAATTATCAATCTAATACCCTAGCTGGTAGAAGATATCTTGCGTTTGAGGAGATGGAAGATGAAGACTTGATTGATAATCTGAGCTCCTCGTCTACGTGCTTTGTCCCTAATTCATTGAAAAGTAAGGTTTATGATGAACATCTTGATCAAATGACAATTATGAAAAGCTGCAATCCTCCAGCATTGCAGaatttgttcaatgagtctaaACTTAACTACGTGAATTGGTCTGGTGAAGGGAACGTCCACTTATCAAAAGGTGCTAGTATTTCGCATGCTGCTGATCAAGCTACTCAGGGAGCTGAAGTCCAATTTAACCAAATTGAGCAAAAACCTACTGCAGATGATATGAAATTCTATAGTCCAGATGGCGAAACACCGAAACCTAAAAAACGTGGAAGGAAAAAGCTAAAAGTCGATCCTAGTAAGTTCATTGAAGTTAACTTATATCCTGTCCTCTCATCGTCTTCTTGAACTTCAAGAAGTGAATATCTGTGTCGTTTATTACTAAATTTGTACTGCAGATACGCCACAAACTACCCAACAACAAGATGAGGCTGATATGAAATTCAGATTTTATGAAAGTGCTTCAGCAAGAAAGCGAACTGTGACAgctgaagagagagaaagagcaATAAATGCAGCCAAAGCATTTGAGCCTATTAATCCTTTCTGCAGGGTTGTGCTGAGACCATCTTACTTATACAGGGGTTGCATTATGGTGAGCCGTTAACTTTATTGTTTAAGTTTTTGTTTTACACCATCACCGCGCCTATGCTTAACTCGAGATGCAACCCGTTTTTTCTTTGCAGTATTTGCCATCCTGCTTTGCTGAGAAGAATCTAAACGGGGTTTGTGGATTTATCAAACTTCAGTTTACTGATGGGAGGCAGTGGCCTGTCCGATGCCTTTACAGAGGAGGTAGAGCTAAACTAAGCCAAGGGTGGTATGAATTCACATTGGAGAACAATTTGGGGGAAGGTGATGTTTGTATTTTTGAGCTGCTGAAATCAAGGGATGTTGTGCTAAAAGTTACTGTATATCGTGTTCTCGAAGGTGTTGCGCCGCGTACGAATTGACCTTGACAATAGCACATCAGCAGATAGAATCAGGCTGGTAAATTTCTGAATTAGGAAACTTTGTCTTTCAATTGGGTGATTACCATTGCTCTGGTTTTAGTCCTGTGGTAATCAATTGTTGTTTGATGTTTAGAACTCCACAGAGGAAACTAGTAGAAGTATGTTTCAATAGATGATTTTGTGGCATTACTAGGGCTGTAAATAGAATGTCCAATCAAGTGATATTTAACTGGACCACAACCACAGATTTTaggtttaatttatttgtttgaaATTTTCAGTTCCCGGCTCAATCATGGATAGCATGCTCTAGATTCTAAGGCAGAATTAGTTAGGAGGTTTGTGGCATTTGTTTGGGGttgtatatatagtaaataTGGTGTGAAAACAAAGTAATTCAACTATTATGTGGCTTCTTTTCGTGTTGGACTGCAAGTGCTTATTTGTCAAGCTGTCAATTTCCGACATGATGACATGATTTACAGAAACAACCCGCTTGATACGActtatttttgttgcatttgtATCAAATATAATCATACGATAACTCATTTTGTCACCCCTAATTAGTTGGTTAGGCGGAGTTACCTGCTGACGGTTATTATTAGAATTTGTTTTCAGATTGGAATTAGTGACTGATGTTTGATGCTTATGGCTTTGCCTTGAAGCCTTAGTTCTGAAATTGGCCTCTTTCAATGCTGTGAAACACATTTAGCGAATCATGTTGCTCATTTGTTTTCCGGGCTCTCTAGTTGTATGGTTGATCGGAGAGTGTTCTATTTCATGTTTCAGCTCTTTTTATCCTTGATGGTTTAGGTCAAGATTCTTAATGAAGATTTTTCTGTGAGGAGAATAGCCTACTTGCATAGTGTTATCATACTTGACATTTAGGAGtagaatataaatattaatggttgagattacaACTTGATCTCTCCGGTCTAGTCTAATCCACATCCAGATTGAAAATACCTTTAATATTGGTAGAGAAGTTgaatttagggggtgtttggttgctgttTTCATGCTCCGATTTgttttttcacttcaaaattgagacttttaagtgtttggttagtgatctgttatttgccttttacatctcaaaagtagcattttacaaAGGCAGTATgagacaacaacaacaaacgtAGATAAAACAAACATACCCTTAACCTTTAACACACAAAATAAGGGTTTGACATTACCAAATTAGGCTCTTTTGCTAGCAAGTTGGTGCGAAAATAAAATTTGCAACAAGGATAATTTGTAATAATTGTGGCTTTAAAATTGTCAATATTATTAGTTAGTGAATGTCTTAATTAGCTTTGTTTACATTGTTGGATTGATCCTCAATTGATCAATTTGATATGTTTGGagtaaagttcaatttttttaaactaatattaagagtattttacccttattattaaaatatttcatttttcttttctaaatGACTCTCAACTAGCAAAATTTTAATCTTTTgaattagttataattagattgGGATATGAATACTAGTTTTAGTATCATGtatggttaaaaaaaatattcaatttttCCTTCATTTCCTTCTCTATAATATTAGCaaagtttactttgtttttaacaaagtaaccattaatttgtttttttcaccattggatgatgagatggtatattaatctaatggtggaaaaaaaacaaaatcatcatccaatggtgggaAAACACAAAGACACTATAAACTAATCAATtaacaattttaaaatatgataaatagttattatttataatcaatgttaaaaaaatcaaataaactgaAAAAATGTTAATTAAATAACTAATAAACTGataatattttcttcaataattaataattgtaatcaacaatttttatcaaattaattattttgtaaaataaaaaactgttagttaaataaaaataataaatatattttggtCCAACCACTAGAGGTGGACACATCTAGAAATGCTTACGTGCTATTTGTAATTGTATGCACAACTCATAATGCTGTTATAAGCCTTACTACTCAAAGTAAAGGAATGCACATTATGTTAATTTTATCCGTATCttaatcttttatctttgttcCGATTCGAATCAAATACCAACCAACGTGGAAAGGATATGCTTAAAAATTGGTAGTGTAAGGGGTCTTAAAATATTGGAataaattacattcatggtCTTTCAACTTTGGCCTTACTTTCACTATGGCTGAAGTCTTAAACTTCAAAATTGGATATTataacctttgaattttacagTTTACTTAACATTACGACATTTTTATGATTGACCAAAGTAAAATGATGTATGacgacctcaaaacaaaaaagtttaagaattaaaattatctAGAACTATGATGAAACTACCATTTCGATTTTCTAAATCACCATTTTCAGAACCTCTCTCTTGAAACAACCAATTTctatctcctaaccaaacaacacgtAAAGGACCTCAAAACCCCAAAAGTTCAACCTTTAAAGTTGCTTATAATATCATTTCCAGCAGCTTTataatgaaaaattatctattaTTGTAGTAATTTTGATCAATGATAAAAGGTATTATGTTAGTAAAATGTAAATTTCAAAAGCTATCATGTTCCGTTTCGAAGTTAAGAAGCTATAATAAAAGTTGTAGAATGTAGCTTAATTTGTTAATCTCTACAAAGTGGAAGTGGAAAAGTTATAGATTCGATCAGTGAACATCGATAAACATCTGGTTGACCAAGTAAATTTGTTCGGTCACCTTCAGATCTAAATTAACAAACATaaaattaactaaaacatcacgGTAAAATCTGAGTATGCCTTCATATATGTAACTTTAACAACAATTTCACATAAATTTGAAGATCTAGCGTACTGGATAGGAGATATAATCCGTTTTGTATGAGTCGGAGCAGCAACATCAATATTGTTTTCTTTATCGAGTAGAACAAAGCTAGGCACGTATTTATGCAGAGTAAATGACAAtggatattttattaaatttaatcaaaacttcATCTTTATTTATGAACCCCAACACTTCATCCCGTTTTATGAACCCTCGATTTTGAAACCCTACTGTTAACTTCACCCATGATTCCACTGAACCGTATTCTTTCATCATCCATATATGAATCACAAACCTTTCGTTGCAATCAGTTTGCTGAATAACCGCAATTGATGATCCCCCAAATTCCATAACATTTACTATATCATATCGAGACTCTGCCAAAGGTTTCGGCAATGGAATGTGGTCAAAAGCCTCACCCTTCACATCAAACACCATAATCATATTCAACCTAATCTTAGAACCATGACCATGACCAAACCAATGAAACCTGCCATTCACAAAAACGACTGAATTGCTTTGCATATCCCAATTCTTGGGGACAGGAGCGATCCTCTTCCAGCAATTCGAATTGAGTGAGTAGATAAAACCATCCCAATCGGAGTTGATATATAAGATTTTGTAATCCAGGGTCGTCTCATCAAATCCGAAGCCCTTAACATCCCAAATTGTCACTGATGAAGATGATGAATGGGGTGGAGGGATTGACAGAAAATGTCCAATTAAAGGGTTACAGAGGACGAAGTTAACAACGAGATTAACACTACCTTGATCAATAGAGAAACAGATCAAACCGTTGACGGAGCCAACGATTTGAATCCAGCAATTGGGATTATGAGGAAGGTGGAATAACAGGGAGTGGAAGTAATCTCGATTGTGAAAATGCAATAAGCAACATCCAGTTTTATCACTAATATCCCATTCGTGCAGAAACATTTGGGTATTTTGGGTTAGGGTTTTACGAAGGTAGGTTGAAATGAAATTAGGACTTTTGATAAGAGAATACCATGATTTGCAGACGCACCTGCACTGGAGAATCAACTTCATCGGCAGCCTGAACAGTATCGTCTCGGCCACTGCATCTGGGAGTGCTGAATAATCCCGCATTCTCAAGTTCTGGTTAGATGAGATCGATAATCAGAGAGATCAATGTACAAAGCATCATATAAAACGTGAGTCATGTAGGAAAAATAGCACAAGATAATGGCTTTCAACATTCTCCAATTACTCATGCATGTTGCGTTCTTTAATTTTGGGTTCACGCTCTTTGTACGAGTCTTTTTCGGATTCTCCTTCCATGAAAAAGAACAAAGAAGAACTCTTTCCCTTCCATGAAAAATGAGAAGCTCGGGTCATTTGCTAATTTTCTGGGGTTAAATACATGATCGGTTACTGAACTTAAATGAATGTTTTAAATCAGTGATTCGACTTCAATTAAATCATTATGTTGATTTTAATGGTTACAATGTATCAAAATAATGATATGAATGACAGGTTAACATGAGATAACTTAATTTTCTGATCTAACAGTCACgtgttgtttatttttataaaataaccaACACGTAATAATTAGGTGATACATACGTGGATGTCATGTATCGTTTTGGCCTGTGATCTGAATTGATTCATGCTTACGTATCATCTATATCatgattttgatgttttttaATCACTAAAATCGCTACAATAATCTAATTGAAACAAAACTATTGAGTGACtattttaaaacaattatataaataaattggTTAATAGTGTGTTTAACCAATCTGCCTCAATAGTGTGaactttcttttatatatatataattatattttataattataaattataaaagcttaattttttttttcattatcaATGCTTTCGAATtttatagtatttataattaaatttaacatTTGAAATTTTCTACTCATtataaattaaaactaaaaagtaTGATCACATTCTCATATTATGAAACAGAAAATAAAACAGGTATAAATTCAAAAAAGAAATACAATATAAAAATTCTAGAATCTATCAATCACCTAGCTTTCTTCTTCgacttctattttttttttttgtttttttgtttttttttttgatgaaaatgcTTATAACTTCATTAAATACGAAAACAACAGTTACAACAAGAaatgaaaaaggtaaaaaaccttacaaaatccacAATGGGACCAAACCGACTACAAAGAGTATAAAAAgccataaaaggtataaaacacacaaaaacaaaaatacataTACTTCATGGAAATCAAAATCCGCATAAAAGCAACTCCAATcaaatcttcatcatttaggcccttccgaacattcggatctgagtcctttcttttATTGCAACCACATAAATATATTGATCCACGTATAATATAAATCGTttctgctcttgctaaatcTGAAAATGGTATAAATAGCAGAATAATTGAGAGAAGATACAATATTTAcatataatattaaatatacATAGATTTGTTAGACTTAATAAATTTTGTGCCCCATAAAATTCCTCCAGAAAACCAACCAGTTGTCTCCCTAAACATGATTGACTCCTTAAATCTATAGTAGAGCAAAAGAAGATTTAGACAAATTAAACTAGGGTAggttacatgaatatcataattaaattataaaattataactaaatcagatcttgaaatttaattatgacCCTAAAGTATACTTATACACCCTAATTTAATAAAGTATACTTATACACCCTAATTTAAAATTCTAAactccaatttataaattttaaactctatataatatattctagacccctaatttataaattctaattcttaaaatagattaaaaataatgattttattagtttgatataattaaaatttatgacttgacataattgtaaataatttttcaaaagtGAATTCACATGTAAATTTCCCATTAAActatatcactttaagcaagtttcgGGCCAATAAATCACTGTAGctgtaagcaagttcagggggaattattaaacaaattcaggtgatcaatatattattttaagcaagtttaaaaAGCTAATAAAGTACTTTATAAGTTCAAGAGGTCAACCGGTTTTTTTGAACCAAATTCAAGAACCCTAATATATTAAACCAATTTCTTAAGAGCTAGTGAGGGGGGGAGTGCCCCCATTGCCCGGATGTTGTACATCCTGTCTGGGAGGATTTCTCCATATCACATGTCAAATGAGCAGAAATAGTAACAGGTaaagaagatggaggttcaagaaACACATATTTAAGATTAGCATGTAAAGATTTGAGATCTAGAATATGAGGTTATTTTCTTCAACCAAGCAAGTATGTTTGGTCTCAAACCAATAACTTTCACAGTCTCGGACTGCGTGCTAACAATTTCTTGAACCACCATGATTCCGGATCGCGAACTTCCGAAGCACTTGACTCTCGGTCTCTGACCGTCTGCTTACATTGACCACGTATTGATCTCTAACCGTCCACTCTGATATCACTTATTGAATGAAAATGACTTAATTTATAACGAAGGATTAAATTGAAATTCGTACACAATTTCTACAAATTTCATTAAATTGATCAATACATTTGGACTCAAACTTATTTCTATGATACCTCATTATTTTATTCTCTTGTTTTCTGCACACAAGATGGAAGATAATTaaaggcttaatgcttctccagccccttaacttgtctaaattggtcattttaccccatCAACTtatcgaatgttctatttacccccttaactccataaaagtggtatttctcaccccttcaacttgtccatttattcCCCCAACTTATAGAatattctatttacccccttaactccataaaagtggtatttttcaccccttacaatccgttatcgaagcctatttttttaaacgttaaacctatatttatgctattttgtaagtgaaacctaaattgatacttccccaaaaagcataggcctattttggtacattatccctacatataatgtatttaacttgtttatattaatgttcttgttatttgtattttttattcgttctttctcttttcaactttttttactactataattggataagaaatacaatttttaTGGAATTAAGAGGGtcaataggatcataagtggtgaaaaataccacttttatggtgttaatggggtaaataggatattcgatgagttcagaaaaggtaaaatgacaaatttggacaagttaaatgggtaagaaatatcatttttatggagttaagggggtaaataggacattcgatgagttggaggggtaaaacgaccaatttggataagttaagggggctggagaaaCATTAAGCCTTAATTAAACCATAAATTtgatgaagttttttttttttttttttttgatgaagttTCTTAAATGATGAATATTTAGCTAGATAGTGGATTTTTTATTAGTAtgttctaaattttatttttggtccACAATCAAACTCGGTGGTGTAGATATTTTCAGTACATTAGCCTCCAACGGATCAATAATGTATTCACAATTGATTTAAAGCACAAAAATATCCCCAAATGTTGGAGTGTTCCTTTATTATAATTAGATTCTGAATGTTATAATGCATTCGGCAaacaaattcattcttaaattcATATCTTTGTCCGTACCGTAGTCAATATGAATGCAGGCCACAAAATGATCAATTTATAATTAACATTTCCATCAATCGCCCTCAACATGCTAGAATTGAATCCAAAAGATaactaatttataaattgataACCACACAACGGTgttcgctatggttactttgtttttttataaagtaccgctacttggtgtggttttcaccattggattaattttatgctccatcatctaatggtgaaaaacacaccaagtaaccgtactttgtaaaaaacaaagtaaccatagcgggcaccaCCACAcatacattaacttatttcattattatatttccaaaatataatTATACATTAACTTAGCATATTAAATCtgtataaatttataaatgttgGTGTGTACATAGAGGgggtttgtttcagcttttcagatgagcgtttagcgtttcactccaaaccgcagaaaatatagcgtttggttaggtttatctaaccgcaacgtttagcattttctctggaaactgcagcgttttagagcgtttcacgaaaagctcctatttggagcttttcataaacatctgtttgtagttagttgttattgacagaattatcatttttatttccacaaaatatgtttattctttaacgttatttatatttctacaatataattaccggaaaaacaaggttttttttacgttcaataaatttttaattttttatatagattatttttattaatttgtgtaacactttttttattttataataggatagaGTGCAAATATACCCTCAACATTTATAGCTAGAAGcaactcttaacgtctaaaatagtgcaattctACCCCTAATTTTGGCAGTCAAAAGCGATTTTATTATCGTTAGTAACAGattacaaacatatgattagacgtgaattttttttaagaaaataaaaaaaatattgtcttttgtacgggttggacaaaaaaattccaatATTTAATcgaatataaatattaattttcaattttattattaaatcacaaaaaaaatgtaatctCTTTGTTAGAACCACTgttatgtgcaattggtgtataataagaaataaaatatctatgttttcttaGGTTCAATTACAATCTCTTTTGTTAAACGTTCAGCAAACATAGCGGCCCATAGATTAGCTCGGGCGGTTGTGTCGGAGTCTGTTCGTGGGGAGTGGGCATGTCCACCTCCCTTCCTTACCGATGTTCTTTTGGCCGATTCGGCtcattaatttaattgattctttcaaaaaaaaaatctatgttttctaataatgtctgaaattgggtaaaattgctcttaactgccagcgttatgggtaaaattgcaccattttagacattgagagtaaaattattcctaattGTAAATGTTATaggtattttttcacatttttttttataatttcatcgttgattaatttaagacatgtccattttagacattttaaatccgaacagcaacagttcaatataattttaccaaacactagtaattaaacagttaataacaaacagctaacagccaTAGCTAatagcttactgcaactgcaaacagctaacagcaaccgcaacaactattagctaacagctgaatcAAACAGGcccataatataaatttttattataaatatattgattgaatttgaaagaaaaaaaagagttgt includes these proteins:
- the LOC136209239 gene encoding B3 domain-containing transcription factor VRN1-like isoform X2, whose product is MPKPHFHKLILSNSIKDRKLRIPDNFVKKFGHDLSAFGRLSVPGGPVWPVGLIKADDKFWFHEGWPEFMERYCIRTGYFLVFRYEGHAVFTVHIFNLPTSEINYQSNTLAGRRYLAFEEMEDEDLIDNLSSSSTCFVPNSLKRNVHLSKGASISHAADQATQGAEVQFNQIEQKPTADDMKFYSPDGETPKPKKRGRKKLKVDPNTPQTTQQQDEADMKFRFYESASARKRTVTAEERERAINAAKAFEPINPFCRVVLRPSYLYRGCIMYLPSCFAEKNLNGVCGFIKLQFTDGRQWPVRCLYRGGRAKLSQGWYEFTLENNLGEGDVCIFELLKSRDVVLKVTVYRVLEGVAPRTN
- the LOC136209239 gene encoding B3 domain-containing transcription factor VRN1-like isoform X1, producing MPKPHFHKLILSNSIKDRKLRIPDNFVKKFGHDLSAFGRLSVPGGPVWPVGLIKADDKFWFHEGWPEFMERYCIRTGYFLVFRYEGHAVFTVHIFNLPTSEINYQSNTLAGRRYLAFEEMEDEDLIDNLSSSSTCFVPNSLKSKVYDEHLDQMTIMKSCNPPALQNLFNESKLNYVNWSGEGNVHLSKGASISHAADQATQGAEVQFNQIEQKPTADDMKFYSPDGETPKPKKRGRKKLKVDPNTPQTTQQQDEADMKFRFYESASARKRTVTAEERERAINAAKAFEPINPFCRVVLRPSYLYRGCIMYLPSCFAEKNLNGVCGFIKLQFTDGRQWPVRCLYRGGRAKLSQGWYEFTLENNLGEGDVCIFELLKSRDVVLKVTVYRVLEGVAPRTN
- the LOC136209420 gene encoding F-box/kelch-repeat protein At3g06240-like, which codes for MRDYSALPDAVAETILFRLPMKLILQCRCVCKSWYSLIKSPNFISTYLRKTLTQNTQMFLHEWDISDKTGCCLLHFHNRDYFHSLLFHLPHNPNCWIQIVGSVNGLICFSIDQGSVNLVVNFVLCNPLIGHFLSIPPPHSSSSSVTIWDVKGFGFDETTLDYKILYINSDWDGFIYSLNSNCWKRIAPVPKNWDMQSNSVVFVNGRFHWFGHGHGSKIRLNMIMVFDVKGEAFDHIPLPKPLAESRYDIVNVMEFGGSSIAVIQQTDCNERFVIHIWMMKEYGSVESWVKLTVGFQNRGFIKRDEVLGFINKDEVLIKFNKISIVIYSA